Part of the Streptomyces europaeiscabiei genome is shown below.
GTCGTCCCCTTTAGGGTCTTGGCATGGCACGACCACGGCGCATCATCCTTGTCCGACACGGCGAGTCAACGGGCAATGTTGATGACACCGTGTACGAGCGCGAGCCCGACCACGCTCTCGCGCTCACCGATCTCGGCTGGCAGCAGGCTGAGGAGACCGGAAAACGCATCCGCGACGTCCTCGGCCGAGAGCGCGTCAGCGTCTACGTCTCGCCGTACCGCCGTACGCACGAGACGTTCCAGGCGTTTCATCTGGACCCCGAGCAGGTCCGCGTGCGCGAGGAGCCCAGGCTGCGCGAGCAGGACTGGGGCAACTGGCAGGACCCCGGCGACGTGCGACTCCAGAAGGCCTACCGGGACGCGTACGGGCACTTCTTCTACCGCTTCGCGCAGGGGGAGTCCGGCGCCGATGTGTACGACCGGGTCGGCGGTTTCCTGGAGAGCCTGTTCCGCAGCTTCGAGGACCCCGACCACCCGCCGAACGTCCTGCTGGTCACCCATGGGCTCGCCATGCGGCTGTTCTGCATGCGCTGGTTCCACTGGACGGTGGCGGAGTTCGAGTCGCTGTCGAATCCCGGGAACGCGGAGATGCGGCTGCTCGTTCTGGGGGAGGACGGCAAGTACGCGCTCGACCGACCGTTCGACCGCTGGCGGAACCCGGAATCGTACGGGGCCACCGGATAGAGTGGCAGGGCGATGACCGCTGACTCCTCTTCCGACGGCCGCCTGGAGCGTGCCCTGTCCAGCCTGCGCGGACTCGCGGTGGGGGACGCGCTGGGCTCGCAGTACTTCGTGCCCGTGAACTACCCGCTGCTCAAGCGCCGCGAGACCCCGTCCGGCCCCTGGCAGTGGACCGACGACACCGAGATGGCCTGTTCCGTCGTGGCGGTCCTGGCGGCTCACCACCGGATCGACCAGGACGATCTGGCCCGCTCCTTCGCCGTGCACCACGACTTCGACCGGGGCTACGGCCCCGCGGTCAACCGCCTGCTGCGTCTCGTCCGGGAAGGCGGCGACTGGCGTGAGCTGGCCTCCGCCCTCTTCAACGGCCAGGGATCCTGGGGCAACGGAGCCGCCATGCGGATCGCGCCGCTGGGCGCCTGGTATGCGGACGACCCCGAGCAGGCCACCCATCAGGCGGAGATCTCGGCCTACCCCACGCACCAGCACCGCGAGGCCGTCGTCGGCGCCATGGCCGTAGCCGCTGCTGCCGCCCTGGCGGCCGACCCGGCCGGACCGCCGAGCGCGGGAGCACTGCTGGACGGCGTCATCGCGCTGGTCCCGAAGAGCGCTGTGGGCGCGGGACTGCGGCGCGCCCGGGACATGCTCGACTACGCCGACGCGGACACCGTGGCCGCCGTACTGGGCTGCGGGCGGCGCACGACGGCGCATGACACCGTGCCGTTCGCGCTCT
Proteins encoded:
- a CDS encoding histidine phosphatase family protein gives rise to the protein MARPRRIILVRHGESTGNVDDTVYEREPDHALALTDLGWQQAEETGKRIRDVLGRERVSVYVSPYRRTHETFQAFHLDPEQVRVREEPRLREQDWGNWQDPGDVRLQKAYRDAYGHFFYRFAQGESGADVYDRVGGFLESLFRSFEDPDHPPNVLLVTHGLAMRLFCMRWFHWTVAEFESLSNPGNAEMRLLVLGEDGKYALDRPFDRWRNPESYGATG
- a CDS encoding ADP-ribosylglycohydrolase family protein; translation: MTADSSSDGRLERALSSLRGLAVGDALGSQYFVPVNYPLLKRRETPSGPWQWTDDTEMACSVVAVLAAHHRIDQDDLARSFAVHHDFDRGYGPAVNRLLRLVREGGDWRELASALFNGQGSWGNGAAMRIAPLGAWYADDPEQATHQAEISAYPTHQHREAVVGAMAVAAAAALAADPAGPPSAGALLDGVIALVPKSAVGAGLRRARDMLDYADADTVAAVLGCGRRTTAHDTVPFALWSAARALGDYEQGFWTTAQVGGDVDTTCAIVGGVVASGKTGTPPEAWVAHTEAFPSWLQVG